The following are encoded in a window of Mannheimia varigena genomic DNA:
- a CDS encoding TonB-dependent receptor domain-containing protein has translation MKNFKLLPVSAAVLSILAANALAETASTENMAVLDTVTVTDNQGLKVQSNVVTTAKKDESTQTDLRGLLKDEPAISLGGGNGTSQYLYIRGMGQNSIDVKVDNAYSDSQIHYHQGRHMLDPALVKIVSVQKGAGSASAGIGQTNGAIVAKTLDALDLLKDSDKNFGARLGTGISTNHAHNFNAAVYGKGEIFDVLVSGNQVKESDYKGGKNYFDVANKNSRVANSALNKVSYLAKLGATLGNHRLVLSHLNEQHEGVRNVREEFQTFSSQSPSDRKMSVTNTNLEYIGKNLGFAQEITANLYRLEHSRWSADDKGNNYAGGDRNQSPTKTRVLTHGANLNLDSAVNDSILLKYGVNYRHQEIKPHAKFDPKSINQEKTDTGIYVEAITAPVDKVTLTTGVRYDHFNFKAMDGKTRSDGTFNPSVGLIYEPIQYLSLSASHNYASRSPRMQDALMSHGGRAYTIGDNTKAEKARNTEIGFNYNNGTFSVDGSYFWQDIKDALGTNTGRNQHGPAQVIINAGKIKNHGYELNAGYHNSGFTARVGVAHSKPKFYGDNLSNNPEYATVIGRTWTASLSYRFEQPNVEIGVHHRIVEKVKAEDNFLVRNDNGTPKIGRFEGTQKDGYNVTDITVNWKPFNNDNLNVNFSVDNVANKLYKSHAQRSQLPARGREFRAGFNYTF, from the coding sequence ATGAAAAACTTTAAATTACTTCCAGTTTCAGCTGCGGTATTAAGCATACTTGCGGCAAATGCCCTTGCTGAAACAGCTTCAACAGAAAATATGGCGGTGTTAGATACTGTAACAGTAACAGATAACCAAGGTTTGAAAGTGCAAAGTAATGTGGTAACCACCGCGAAAAAAGACGAAAGCACACAAACTGATTTACGTGGTTTATTAAAAGATGAGCCGGCAATCAGCTTAGGTGGTGGTAATGGTACATCACAATATCTCTATATTCGTGGTATGGGACAAAACTCCATTGATGTAAAAGTGGATAATGCTTACTCAGACAGCCAAATTCACTACCACCAAGGCCGCCATATGTTAGATCCTGCACTGGTGAAAATTGTTTCTGTACAAAAAGGTGCGGGTAGTGCATCTGCAGGTATCGGTCAAACTAACGGTGCAATCGTAGCAAAAACCTTAGATGCGTTAGATTTATTGAAAGATAGTGATAAAAACTTTGGCGCAAGACTAGGTACAGGAATCAGTACTAACCACGCTCATAACTTCAATGCTGCAGTATATGGCAAAGGAGAAATCTTTGATGTTTTAGTGTCAGGAAATCAAGTAAAAGAGAGCGACTATAAAGGTGGTAAAAATTATTTTGATGTTGCTAATAAGAATAGCCGTGTAGCAAATAGTGCATTGAATAAAGTTAGCTATTTAGCAAAATTAGGTGCTACTTTGGGTAATCATCGTTTAGTGTTGAGCCACTTAAATGAGCAACATGAAGGTGTGCGTAATGTTCGTGAGGAATTTCAAACCTTTAGCAGTCAATCGCCATCTGATCGCAAAATGTCGGTCACTAATACTAATTTAGAGTACATTGGTAAAAATCTAGGTTTTGCTCAAGAAATTACAGCTAATTTATATCGTTTGGAGCATAGCCGTTGGTCTGCAGATGATAAAGGCAATAACTATGCTGGTGGCGACCGCAATCAAAGCCCAACTAAAACGAGAGTCTTAACTCATGGTGCAAACCTGAACCTTGATTCAGCGGTGAATGATAGTATTTTATTGAAATATGGTGTGAACTATCGTCACCAAGAAATTAAACCTCATGCGAAATTTGATCCAAAATCAATTAATCAGGAGAAAACAGATACTGGTATTTATGTTGAAGCAATTACTGCTCCTGTAGATAAAGTGACTTTAACAACGGGTGTTCGTTATGATCATTTCAACTTTAAAGCGATGGATGGTAAAACGCGCAGTGATGGCACATTTAATCCTAGTGTAGGATTGATTTATGAACCAATCCAGTACTTAAGTTTGAGTGCAAGCCATAACTATGCAAGCCGTAGCCCTCGTATGCAAGATGCATTAATGTCTCACGGTGGTCGAGCGTATACTATAGGTGATAATACTAAAGCAGAAAAAGCTCGCAATACTGAAATTGGCTTCAACTATAATAATGGAACATTTAGTGTTGATGGTAGCTACTTCTGGCAAGATATTAAAGATGCATTAGGTACTAACACAGGTCGTAATCAACATGGTCCAGCTCAAGTTATTATCAATGCAGGTAAAATTAAAAACCATGGTTATGAGTTAAATGCGGGTTACCATAATAGTGGCTTTACAGCTCGTGTTGGTGTTGCTCATAGCAAACCTAAATTCTACGGAGACAATCTAAGTAACAACCCTGAATATGCTACAGTAATTGGTCGTACTTGGACGGCTTCTTTAAGCTACCGTTTCGAACAGCCAAATGTGGAAATTGGCGTACACCACCGTATTGTGGAAAAAGTCAAAGCTGAAGATAACTTCCTTGTAAGAAATGACAATGGTACACCGAAAATTGGTCGCTTTGAAGGCACACAAAAAGATGGTTATAACGTGACCGATATTACAGTGAACTGGAAGCCATTTAATAATGACAATTTGAATGTAAACTTCTCAGTTGATAATGTAGCCAATAAACTCTACAAATCTCACGCACAACGTAGTCAGTTGCCGGCTCGTGGTCGTGAATTCCGTGCAGGTTTCAACTACACGTTCTAA
- a CDS encoding DeoR/GlpR family DNA-binding transcription regulator, whose amino-acid sequence MQRRHNQIITYLEKFDEARVQELAEYCAVSIETIRRDLNKLDKNGLLHRTHGGAVSHKKRDIGRSFSTRLRANSEAKRNIAENVLSHLSPESVIALDASSTSWNVAQRIPNIPCTIVSSSMRIIRSLSHKPHIKTIATGGVYSEKYDAFYGPLSEQLLSRLKIDIAIISCTGIADGAIWESNEINISFKRKLLSNSKEIFLLADHSKFDRKDLIQMEILSCIDKLFVDQMPSEPLKNYCLENQIQIII is encoded by the coding sequence ATGCAAAGAAGACACAATCAAATTATTACCTATTTAGAAAAGTTTGATGAAGCGAGAGTGCAGGAACTCGCGGAGTATTGTGCCGTTTCAATTGAAACCATTCGTCGAGACTTAAACAAACTAGATAAAAATGGGCTATTACATCGTACACACGGAGGTGCAGTAAGTCATAAAAAGCGAGATATCGGACGTTCATTCAGCACTCGTTTAAGGGCTAACAGTGAAGCCAAACGCAATATTGCAGAAAATGTACTTTCTCATTTATCACCAGAATCGGTTATTGCTCTTGATGCCAGCTCTACCTCTTGGAATGTCGCACAACGAATTCCAAATATTCCTTGTACTATCGTGAGTAGTTCAATGCGGATTATTCGTAGTCTTTCCCATAAACCACACATAAAAACCATTGCGACTGGTGGAGTTTATTCAGAGAAATATGATGCCTTTTATGGTCCTCTTTCGGAACAGCTCTTATCCCGTTTGAAAATTGATATTGCTATTATCTCTTGTACGGGTATTGCAGATGGTGCAATTTGGGAATCTAATGAAATAAATATCTCATTTAAGCGTAAATTATTATCAAATAGTAAAGAGATTTTTTTGTTGGCAGACCACAGCAAATTTGACCGTAAAGATTTAATCCAAATGGAAATTCTTTCTTGCATTGATAAATTATTTGTTGATCAAATGCCATCTGAGCCATTAAAAAATTACTGTTTAGAGAACCAAATCCAAATTATTATTTAG
- the fucI gene encoding L-fucose isomerase, translating to MTTLKSTPVKIGIRPTIDGRRLGVRESLEDQTMNMAKAVAQLIQSEIRHPNGDFVECVIADSTIGGVAEAAACAEKFKRENVGAVITVTPCWCYGSETIDMDPHMPKAIWGFNGTERPGAVYLAAALAGHSQLGLPAFSIYGTEVQEAGDQSIPADVREKLLRFARAGLAVATLRGKSYLSIGSVSMGIAGSIVNQQFFQEYLGMRNEYVDMTEIKRRLDRNIYDDAEFKLAMEWVKTYCKEGVDVNAPENQRSPEERAKLWEDVVKMTIIARDLMVGNPRLAELGYGEEALGHNAIAAGFQGQRQWTDHLPNGDFLEATLNSTYDWNGVRAPYIMATENDSLNGVNMLFGNLLTGQAQVFADVRTYWSEDSVERVTGWRPESGFIHLINSGSAALDGTGQHTDKDGKPVIKPVWEVTEEDGKRCLENTRWCPAVHEYFRGGGLSSQFLTKGGMPFTMHRINLIKGIGPVLQIAEGWSIDLPEHVHDTLNKRTNETWPTTWFVPRLTGKGAFADVYSVMANWGANHCVATFGHVGADLITLASMLRIPVCMHNVEDKDVFRPSAWNGFGQDKEGQDYRACANFGPLYK from the coding sequence ATGACAACCCTCAAATCAACTCCCGTAAAAATTGGTATCCGCCCAACTATTGACGGTCGCCGTTTAGGAGTGCGTGAATCACTTGAAGATCAAACAATGAATATGGCGAAAGCCGTTGCACAATTAATTCAATCTGAAATCCGCCACCCAAATGGGGATTTTGTCGAATGCGTGATTGCAGACTCCACCATCGGTGGCGTTGCCGAAGCTGCGGCTTGTGCCGAAAAATTCAAACGTGAAAATGTCGGTGCTGTAATTACTGTAACCCCTTGTTGGTGCTACGGTTCTGAAACCATTGATATGGATCCGCATATGCCAAAAGCAATTTGGGGCTTTAACGGTACAGAACGCCCGGGTGCAGTGTATTTAGCCGCTGCTTTAGCAGGTCATAGCCAATTAGGTTTACCAGCATTCTCCATTTATGGCACTGAAGTGCAAGAGGCAGGCGACCAATCCATTCCGGCTGATGTTCGTGAAAAATTATTGCGTTTTGCTCGTGCAGGCTTAGCGGTGGCAACCCTTCGTGGCAAATCTTATTTATCTATCGGTTCAGTTTCAATGGGTATCGCAGGTTCTATCGTAAACCAACAATTCTTCCAAGAATATTTAGGTATGCGTAATGAATACGTAGATATGACTGAAATTAAACGCCGTTTAGATCGCAACATCTACGATGACGCAGAATTTAAATTAGCGATGGAATGGGTAAAAACCTATTGCAAAGAAGGTGTTGATGTGAATGCACCGGAAAACCAACGTAGCCCAGAAGAACGTGCCAAACTTTGGGAAGATGTGGTGAAAATGACCATCATCGCCCGTGATTTAATGGTCGGCAACCCACGTTTAGCAGAATTAGGTTATGGCGAAGAAGCGTTAGGTCATAATGCGATTGCTGCCGGTTTCCAAGGGCAACGCCAATGGACAGACCATTTACCAAACGGCGATTTCTTAGAGGCAACACTGAACTCCACCTATGACTGGAACGGTGTGCGAGCACCATACATTATGGCAACTGAAAATGACAGCTTAAATGGCGTGAATATGTTGTTCGGTAACTTATTAACCGGTCAAGCCCAAGTGTTTGCGGATGTGCGTACTTACTGGAGCGAAGATTCTGTTGAACGTGTTACCGGCTGGCGTCCGGAAAGTGGCTTTATCCACTTAATCAACTCAGGTTCAGCAGCATTAGACGGCACAGGTCAGCATACCGACAAAGACGGCAAACCTGTTATCAAACCGGTTTGGGAAGTCACCGAAGAAGATGGCAAACGTTGCTTAGAGAATACTCGCTGGTGTCCGGCAGTTCACGAATACTTCCGTGGCGGCGGTTTATCTTCTCAATTCTTAACCAAAGGCGGAATGCCGTTTACGATGCACCGAATCAACCTCATCAAAGGCATTGGTCCTGTATTACAAATTGCGGAAGGTTGGTCAATCGACTTACCGGAACACGTTCACGACACCTTAAACAAACGTACCAATGAAACTTGGCCAACCACTTGGTTCGTGCCTCGCTTAACCGGTAAAGGTGCATTCGCAGATGTGTATAGCGTGATGGCAAACTGGGGAGCAAACCACTGTGTAGCCACTTTCGGACACGTCGGTGCAGACTTAATCACCCTTGCATCAATGTTACGCATTCCGGTTTGTATGCACAACGTGGAAGATAAAGATGTATTCCGTCCAAGTGCGTGGAACGGTTTCGGTCAAGACAAAGAAGGTCAAGACTACCGTGCGTGTGCAAACTTTGGACCGCTTTATAAATAA
- the fucK gene encoding L-fuculokinase, with protein sequence MSIALIFDCGATNLRTIAINQTGQIVAAHHLPNNTQPDAENPEFHIWDIEEIWSKLMTCAKQTLSQLSAQQRQEIVGISVTTFGVDGALFDKNGKQLYPIISWKCPRTLPIMENLANHIDVEALYRRNGVGHYSFNTLFKLLWLKENKPEIYQQAESFLFISSILTYRLTGMQSTDRTMAGTSMMTNIENDSWDKEVLDLLGLTENHFPPMKSAGEVVGTLKGDISHELGLSGQIPVISCGHDTQFAIFGSGAGYNQPVLSSGTWEILMVRTPQAKPEWQFVQNGLTIEFDSQAGYFNPGVQWVASGVMEWFGKLFFSDVATTDNYYLTMIKEAVEVPAGANGVKLVGNFDGTTNQTGSIVGLSMHTSRGEIYRAGLEYMAHRLKDGLNVLQKVGNFNAESLICVGGGSKNALWNQIRADVLNRPIDVVDFPESTVLGAAMFTFAGAGVFDSPNAAQQAMKPNVKRVDPSANSEFYK encoded by the coding sequence ATGTCTATTGCCCTTATTTTTGACTGTGGTGCTACAAACCTTCGTACTATTGCAATCAACCAAACAGGTCAAATTGTGGCGGCACATCACTTACCGAATAACACGCAACCTGATGCGGAAAATCCTGAATTTCACATTTGGGATATTGAAGAAATTTGGTCAAAACTAATGACCTGTGCCAAGCAGACGCTTTCCCAGCTTTCAGCACAACAACGACAAGAGATTGTTGGGATTTCGGTCACCACCTTTGGCGTGGACGGTGCATTGTTTGACAAAAACGGCAAGCAGCTTTACCCGATTATCTCGTGGAAATGCCCGAGAACCTTGCCAATTATGGAAAATCTCGCCAACCATATTGATGTGGAAGCCTTATATCGCCGCAACGGCGTGGGGCATTACAGCTTCAATACGCTGTTCAAACTATTATGGTTAAAAGAGAACAAACCTGAAATTTACCAACAAGCTGAGAGCTTCTTATTTATTTCGTCCATTTTGACCTACCGTTTAACCGGCATGCAAAGCACCGACCGCACAATGGCAGGTACCTCAATGATGACAAATATTGAAAATGACTCTTGGGATAAAGAAGTGTTAGACCTACTTGGCTTAACTGAAAACCATTTCCCACCAATGAAAAGTGCCGGGGAGGTTGTGGGAACATTAAAAGGAGACATTTCCCACGAGCTCGGTTTAAGCGGTCAAATTCCGGTAATTTCTTGCGGACACGACACCCAATTTGCGATTTTCGGATCAGGTGCTGGTTATAACCAACCAGTCTTAAGCTCCGGTACTTGGGAAATCTTAATGGTGCGTACACCACAAGCGAAACCGGAATGGCAATTCGTGCAAAACGGCTTAACCATTGAATTTGACAGCCAAGCGGGTTACTTCAACCCAGGCGTGCAATGGGTGGCTTCAGGGGTAATGGAATGGTTCGGCAAACTATTCTTCTCTGATGTCGCAACAACAGATAACTACTACTTAACGATGATCAAAGAAGCCGTAGAGGTTCCTGCAGGTGCAAATGGTGTGAAATTAGTCGGTAATTTTGACGGCACAACCAACCAAACAGGTTCTATTGTTGGCTTATCCATGCATACCTCGCGTGGCGAAATTTACCGAGCAGGTTTGGAATACATGGCTCACCGCCTAAAAGACGGACTGAACGTATTACAAAAAGTCGGCAACTTTAATGCGGAAAGTTTAATTTGCGTGGGTGGTGGCTCCAAAAATGCGTTATGGAACCAAATCCGAGCAGATGTTTTAAACCGCCCGATTGATGTGGTGGATTTCCCAGAAAGTACCGTGCTAGGTGCAGCCATGTTTACCTTTGCCGGAGCTGGCGTGTTTGACAGCCCGAATGCAGCACAACAGGCGATGAAGCCAAATGTGAAACGGGTTGATCCATCCGCCAATAGTGAGTTTTATAAATAA
- the fucU gene encoding L-fucose mutarotase → MLKGIHPAISPELLKTLAEMGHGDELVLSDAHFPAHSIHQKVIRADGLSVATLLEGISALFEFDQYVEAPLAMMQAVLGDSLDPSVEERYLAAIAKVNGTVPKVERVERFAFYDRAKTAYAVVITGELAKYGNIIIKKGVTPV, encoded by the coding sequence ATGTTAAAAGGTATCCATCCGGCAATTTCACCGGAATTATTAAAAACCTTAGCCGAAATGGGGCATGGAGACGAATTAGTGCTTTCAGATGCTCATTTTCCTGCACACTCTATTCATCAAAAAGTAATCCGTGCAGATGGCTTAAGCGTTGCCACCTTATTAGAAGGCATTTCTGCCCTATTTGAATTTGACCAATATGTTGAAGCTCCACTAGCAATGATGCAAGCCGTACTGGGTGACAGCTTAGATCCAAGTGTAGAAGAACGCTATCTTGCCGCCATTGCTAAAGTCAACGGTACTGTTCCGAAAGTAGAGCGTGTAGAACGCTTTGCTTTCTACGATAGAGCGAAAACCGCTTATGCGGTCGTCATTACTGGCGAATTAGCAAAATACGGCAACATTATCATTAAAAAAGGGGTTACGCCTGTTTAA
- a CDS encoding L-fuculose-phosphate aldolase, whose protein sequence is MERQALARQIIDTCLEMTRLGLNQGTAGNVSVRYKDGMLITPTGTPYEEMTEDSIVFVDSNGKHEEGKLPSSEWQFHLAVYEARPELNAVVHNHAKNCAAVSILGEAIPAIHYMIACTGTDHIPCVPYAPFGTHQLSEYVREGIKGSKAILLAHHGLITADKSLDKALGIAHEVEVIAEWYLKLLATGKPIPTLNKEQMDVVLEKFKSYGSWVEEK, encoded by the coding sequence ATGGAAAGACAGGCTCTTGCAAGACAAATTATTGATACTTGTTTAGAAATGACCCGTCTCGGTTTAAACCAAGGCACAGCAGGTAATGTAAGTGTGCGTTATAAAGACGGTATGCTTATTACCCCAACCGGCACACCTTATGAGGAGATGACGGAAGATTCCATCGTATTCGTAGATAGTAATGGTAAACACGAAGAGGGCAAACTGCCGTCAAGTGAGTGGCAGTTCCATTTAGCTGTATATGAGGCCCGTCCTGAATTAAATGCAGTAGTTCACAACCACGCAAAAAACTGTGCAGCAGTGTCAATTCTAGGGGAGGCGATTCCTGCTATCCACTATATGATTGCATGTACCGGCACAGATCATATTCCGTGCGTACCTTATGCGCCATTTGGGACTCACCAACTTTCTGAATATGTACGTGAAGGGATTAAAGGCAGTAAAGCAATTTTACTTGCCCACCATGGGTTAATTACCGCAGATAAAAGCCTAGATAAAGCATTAGGTATAGCGCATGAGGTAGAAGTGATTGCAGAGTGGTACTTAAAACTCCTTGCGACGGGTAAACCAATTCCAACATTAAATAAAGAACAGATGGATGTTGTATTAGAGAAGTTTAAATCCTACGGTTCTTGGGTGGAAGAAAAATAA
- the fucP gene encoding L-fucose:H+ symporter permease, which produces MTAKVLEKKFVVPFILITTLFALWGFANDITNPMVAVFQTVMEIPASEAALVQFAFYGGYGTMAIPAALFASRYNYKAGVLLGLALYAIGAFLFIPAAMYEQFSFFLWSLYILTFGLAFLETTANPYILSMGDPATATRRLNLAQSFNPLGSITGMFVASQIVLTNLESEKRDAAGNLLFNSLSAAEKAIVKTHDLTMIRNPYVVIGLVVVAVFIIIALYKMPATKVESANRISAKESFNRLIANARYREGVIAQVFYVGVQIMCWTFIIQYAERIGLTKSEAQNWNIAAMALFISSRFISTALMKYLKAELMLFLFAVGGFFSILGVIFIDGMGGLYCLVLTSGFMSLMFPTIYGIALDGQGGESTLGAAGLVMAIVGGALMPPLQGWIIDQGTVAGMPAVNFSFILPLICFVAIAIYGYRCWKVLLK; this is translated from the coding sequence ATGACAGCTAAAGTTCTTGAGAAAAAATTTGTAGTGCCATTTATTTTAATTACCACATTATTTGCTCTTTGGGGTTTTGCAAATGATATTACCAACCCTATGGTAGCGGTGTTCCAAACTGTGATGGAAATTCCCGCCTCTGAGGCAGCTCTCGTTCAGTTCGCTTTCTATGGGGGTTACGGCACAATGGCAATTCCTGCAGCACTTTTTGCCAGCCGTTATAATTATAAAGCAGGAGTGTTATTAGGCTTAGCACTCTATGCTATCGGGGCGTTCTTATTTATTCCTGCCGCAATGTATGAGCAGTTCTCGTTTTTTCTTTGGTCGCTTTACATTTTAACTTTTGGTTTAGCATTCTTAGAAACGACAGCAAACCCATACATTCTTTCAATGGGAGATCCAGCTACTGCAACACGCCGCTTAAACTTAGCTCAATCCTTTAATCCGCTAGGCTCTATCACAGGTATGTTTGTTGCATCACAAATCGTATTAACAAACTTAGAATCCGAAAAACGTGATGCCGCAGGTAACTTACTATTCAACTCTTTATCTGCTGCAGAGAAAGCTATTGTTAAAACACACGATTTAACAATGATTCGTAACCCGTACGTTGTAATTGGTTTAGTGGTTGTTGCAGTATTTATCATCATTGCGTTATACAAAATGCCAGCAACAAAAGTAGAATCAGCAAACCGTATTTCTGCTAAAGAATCTTTCAATCGCTTAATTGCCAATGCTCGTTATCGTGAAGGTGTTATTGCACAAGTATTCTACGTGGGTGTACAAATTATGTGCTGGACGTTCATCATTCAATATGCAGAACGTATTGGTCTAACTAAATCGGAAGCACAAAACTGGAACATTGCGGCAATGGCATTATTCATCAGTAGTCGCTTTATTAGTACCGCATTAATGAAATACTTAAAAGCTGAATTAATGCTATTCCTTTTCGCAGTAGGTGGTTTCTTCAGCATTCTTGGCGTAATCTTCATTGATGGTATGGGCGGATTATACTGCTTAGTATTAACCTCTGGCTTTATGTCTCTCATGTTCCCAACTATTTACGGTATTGCATTAGACGGTCAAGGCGGAGAATCTACATTAGGTGCAGCAGGTTTAGTCATGGCGATTGTTGGCGGTGCATTAATGCCACCTCTACAAGGTTGGATTATCGACCAAGGTACAGTAGCTGGAATGCCAGCGGTTAATTTCTCATTCATTCTTCCACTTATCTGCTTTGTAGCAATTGCAATCTACGGCTATCGTTGCTGGAAAGTATTATTAAAATAA
- the fucO gene encoding lactaldehyde reductase yields the protein MANRLILNETSYHGKGAIQHIVHEVKSRSFNKALVVTDKDLIKFNVAQKVTSLLDAEGLPYEIFDEVKANPAVDVIKAGVEKFKASGADYLIAIGGGSPIDSAKAIGIIINNPEFSDVLSLEGVAPTHQKCVPIIAVPTTAGTAAEVTINYVITDEEKKRKFVCVDVHDVPAVAVVDPDMMESMPKSLAAATGMDALTHAIEGYITKAAWELTDALHLKAIELISRSLRGAVEKNPKDIEGMALGQYVAGMGFSNVGLGVVHSMAHPLSAYYDTPHGIANAVLLPYVMEFNKNYTGEKYREIARAMGVKGVDEMTQEEYRNAAIQAVQQLSQDVGIPPKLHQIGVKEEDLVALSVDAFNDVCTGGNPRDCTPEELLEVYKTAF from the coding sequence ATGGCTAATCGTCTTATTCTCAATGAAACCAGCTATCACGGTAAAGGAGCAATTCAACACATTGTTCACGAAGTGAAAAGTCGCAGTTTCAACAAAGCCCTTGTGGTAACCGACAAAGATCTCATCAAATTCAACGTGGCACAAAAAGTCACCTCGCTACTTGATGCAGAAGGCTTACCTTATGAGATTTTTGATGAAGTAAAAGCTAACCCTGCGGTTGATGTCATTAAAGCAGGGGTAGAAAAATTTAAAGCCTCAGGAGCAGATTATTTAATCGCTATCGGTGGCGGCTCGCCGATTGATAGTGCCAAAGCGATTGGGATCATCATCAACAACCCGGAATTTAGTGATGTATTATCGCTCGAAGGTGTTGCCCCAACCCACCAAAAATGCGTGCCAATTATCGCCGTGCCAACCACTGCAGGTACGGCGGCGGAAGTGACCATCAACTACGTTATCACAGACGAAGAGAAAAAACGTAAATTCGTTTGCGTGGACGTCCACGATGTGCCAGCCGTTGCCGTGGTTGACCCTGATATGATGGAGTCAATGCCGAAAAGCCTTGCTGCCGCAACCGGCATGGACGCATTAACCCACGCTATTGAAGGCTATATCACCAAAGCCGCTTGGGAATTAACCGACGCCCTACACCTCAAAGCGATTGAATTAATCAGTCGCTCACTACGTGGTGCGGTAGAGAAAAATCCAAAAGATATTGAAGGAATGGCACTCGGTCAATATGTTGCGGGAATGGGCTTCTCGAATGTGGGCCTAGGCGTGGTGCATAGTATGGCTCACCCACTTTCTGCTTACTACGACACCCCACACGGTATTGCCAACGCCGTGCTGCTGCCGTATGTGATGGAGTTCAACAAAAACTACACCGGCGAAAAATACCGTGAAATTGCCCGTGCAATGGGTGTGAAAGGCGTTGATGAGATGACTCAAGAAGAGTACCGCAATGCGGCAATCCAAGCGGTGCAACAGCTCTCACAAGATGTCGGCATTCCGCCGAAACTCCACCAAATCGGCGTGAAAGAAGAAGATTTGGTTGCATTGTCTGTGGATGCGTTTAACGACGTCTGCACCGGCGGCAACCCTCGTGATTGCACACCGGAAGAGTTATTAGAAGTATATAAAACCGCATTCTAA